One segment of Carya illinoinensis cultivar Pawnee chromosome 1, C.illinoinensisPawnee_v1, whole genome shotgun sequence DNA contains the following:
- the LOC122317522 gene encoding gibberellin 2-beta-dioxygenase 2-like, translated as MVVASPKLLSSEKLRDVELPIIDFSAERSVVSKLIVKACEDYGFFKVINHGVPEDIIANMEHEGLSFFALPDSEKQRAGPANPLGYGCKNIGLHGDKGEVEYLTLHTNPLSLAERSRTVSNDPSKFSSAASGYIEAVRGLACEILDLMAEGLLVPDTSVFSRLIRDVDSDSILRLNHYPPLQLDWDTSPSSYDRIKVGFGEHSDPQILTLLRSNDVSGLQISIEDGVWIPVPPDPTAFCANVGDMLQAMTNGRFVSVRHRALTNSCKSRISMAYFGGPPLQALITAPPEMLAPNTNRLSLYRPFTWAEYKKAVYTLRLGDRRLDLFRTCSDAAAPGVAS; from the exons ATGGTGGTAGCGTCGCCAAAACTACTTAGCAGTGAAAAACTTCGGGACGTAGAGCTTCCTATAATCGACTTTTCGGCAGAGAGATCAGTGGTCTCAAAGCTCATCGTTAAGGCCTGCGAAGATTATGGTTTCTTTAAGGTTATCAACCATGGCGTTCCCGAAGACATTATAGCGAACATGGAACACGAGGGACTTAGCTTTTTTGCGCTACCGGATTCTGAAAAACAGCGGGCGGGGCCGGCTAATCCATTAGGCTATGGCTGCAAGAACATAGGCTTGCACGGAGATAAGGGAGAGGTTGAATATCTTACACTTCATACTAATCCTCTCTCGCTCGCTGAAAGATCCAGAACCGTCTCCAATGACCCATCGAAATTCAG CTCTGCCGCGAGTGGGTACATTGAAGCAGTTCGGGGGCTGGCATGTGAGATTTTGGATCTGATGGCAGAGGGCCTGTTGGTCCCAGACACCTCAGTCTTCAGTAGGCTGATCAGGGACGTTGATAGTGACTCTATACTTAGGCTCAATCACTATCCCCCTCTGCAACTGGATTGGGACACCTCACCCTCCTCCTATGATCGAATTAAGGTGGGATTTGGAGAGCATTCAGACCCTCAGATCTTGACACTCCTTAGATCCAACGATGTGAGTGGTCTGCAAATTTCTATAGAGGATGGAGTTTGGATCCCTGTCCCTCCTGACCCCACTGCCTTCTGTGCTAATGTGGGCGACATGTTACAG GCAATGACAAATGGAAGATTTGTAAGCGTGCGACACAGGGCACTAACAAACTCATGCAAATCGAGAATATCAATGGCCTACTTTGGGGGTCCACCCCTCCAAGCATTGATAACTGCACCTCCAGAAATGCTCGCCCCCAACACAAACAGGCTGTCTCTCTACAGGCCTTTCACTTGGGCCGAATACAAGAAAGCAGTTTACACTCTACGCCTCGGGGATAGACGTCTCGACCTTTTCAGAACATGCTCAGATGCTGCTGCTCCTGGAGTTGCTTCCTGA